In one window of Bemisia tabaci chromosome 4, PGI_BMITA_v3 DNA:
- the Tsr1 gene encoding pre-rRNA-processing protein TSR1 homolog yields the protein MAVNKTEAHRPGPYKQSNKAHKTGRHRSKGQIDAAVKGKSVLHHAIKKHTKKQKRIERRNIGVQLRKKKVEEACFLKRRGPKDPPFLIAVVSLNEVLSPFKLLELFEKADEGATISHSAQGYMHMSLPIMKQRFTIMALDTKDLFKLLDALKVADIVIFAIPVAGIDELGELAITSILAQGLPTYSVTITGLQYLPINKHSAAKHDIQRSLTRWLPEEKLQCLDKPSDALNLFRRISGQKKRSVIQRDRRAHLLAENLDFKLDSDGANSGTLAISGYLRGQSLSVNSLVHIPGVGDFQMSEIWSPGDPYPLSELAKKIESSPIALAKADPALQESLESENTPDPMDAEQTWPTAEELQQAAENRKKKVIKVPKGFSEYQAAWIMEDAEEVEESGNSGDEDEEMEVPADDADSDAKSAASEEEYDTLTVTSEAPMGAEKYDAQMDIEGEQKLLQTLKDAKTDAAFPDEVDTPQNMPARVRFQKYRGLQSFRTSPWDPKENLPLDYARIFQFQNFDRTKKRILKEQEEKECIPTPGTYITVLVKNVTKDQYQSLICQPTVLYGLLPYEQKMSVLNLVLRRSILDEEQLPIKSKEPMVFQCGYRRFKACPVFSQHTNGAKHKFERYFQPNSVVVATVFAPIVFPPCSVLAFKPDKNNLLELVATGSVLSVNPDRIILKRVVLSGHPLKVRKRSAIVRFMFFNREDIEWFKPVELNTKYGRRGHIKEPLGTHGHMKCVFDGQLKSQDSVLLTLYKRVFPKWTYDTSLPAVTHEMDTE from the exons gtaaaagtgTACTTCATCATGCAATCAAGAAACACACAAAGAAGCAGAAGAGGATTGAAAGAAGGAATATCGGTGTTCagttaagaaaaaagaaggtaGAGGAGGCTTGTTTCTTGAAAAGACGTGGTCCGAAGGACCCACCCTTCTTGATTGCAGTAGTTTCCCTGAACGAGGTGTTAAGCCCTTTCAAATTGCTTGAGTTGTTTGAAAAAGCAGATGAAGGAGCCACCATTTCTCATTCCGCCCAAGGCTACATGCATATGAG TTTGCCAATTATGAAACAGCGCTTTACAATAATGGCTCTTGACACCAAGGACCTATTTAAACTGCTGGATGCTCTCAAAGTTGCTGacattgtaatttttgcaatACCCGTAGCAGGTATAGACGAACTAGGGGAACTGGCCATCACATCAATTTTAGCCCAAGGTCTGCCAACTTACTCAGTTACAATCACTGGTTTGCAGTATCTTCCTATCAAT AAACATAGCGCAGCGAAACATGATATTCAAAGAAGTTTGACTCGCTGGTTACCAGAGGAGAAACTACAGTGTTTGGACAAGCCTTCAGATGCTCTAAATTTGTTTCGAAGAATTAGTGGTCAAAAAAAGAGGAGCGTCATCCAAAGGGATAGACGTGCTCATTTACTGGCTGAGAATCTAGACTTCAAACTCGATTCTGAT GGAGCAAATTCTGGTACCTTGGCGATCAGTGGCTACCTAAGAGGCCAGTCTCTTTCAGTCAATTCCCTGGTCCACATTCCTGGTGTTGGCGATTTCCAGATGTCAGAAATCTGGTCTCCAGGTGATCCATATCCCCTGAGTGAGTTGGCAAAGAAAATTGAGTCAAGTCCAATTGCTCTAGCAAAAGCAGATCCAGCTCTACAG GAATCTTTGGAGAGTGAAAATACACCAGACCCAATGGACGCGGAACAAACTTGGCCAACAGCAGAAGAACTTCAACAAGCTGcagaaaataggaaaaagaaaGTTATCAAAGTTCCCAAAGGTTTCTCGGAGTATCAAGCGGCCTGGATCATGGAAGATGCCGAAG aAGTTGAAGAAAGCGGTAACAGTGGTGATGAAGATGAGGAAATGGAAGTTCCAGCAGATGATGCCGATTCAGACGCAAAGTCTGCAGCCTCAGAAGAAGAGTATGACACCTTAACTGTCACTTCAGAAGCGCCCATGGGTGCTGAAAAGTATGATGCCCAGATGGACATAGAAGGAGAGCAGAAACTCTTACAAACTTTGAAAG ATGCAAAAACAGATGCAGCTTTTCCTGATGAGGTTGACACGCCCCAAAATATGCCAGCTCGAGTGAGGTTCCAAAAATACCGTGGTCTTCAGTCCTTCCGCACCTCACCCTGGGACCCAAAAGAAAATCTACCATTGGACTATGCTAGAATAtttcaatttcagaattttgatagaaccaaaaaaagaatattgaaaGAGCAAGAGGAAAAAGAATGCATACCTACC ccTGGAACGTATATTACAGTCTTGGTGAAGAACGTGACGAAAGATCAGTATCAGTCTTTAATATGTCAGCCAACTGTGCTGTATGGATTATTGCCTTATGAACAAAAGATGTCTGTTTTAAATCTAGTACTAAGGAGATCCATTCTAGACGAAGAGCAGCTTCCAATCAAATCCAAAGAACCCATGGTTTTTCAATGTGGTTATAGGAGATTTAAAGCATGTCCTGTCTTTAGTCAACACACAAATGGTGCCAAGCATAAG tttgaacgATATTTTCAACCAAACAGCGTGGTCGTGGCCACAGTTTTTGCACCAATAGTTTTTCCTCCTTGCTCAGTCTTAGCTTTTAAACCAGATAAGAACAATTTACTC gaATTAGTGGCAACTGGTAGTGTCCTCTCCGTGAATCCAGACAGAATCATCCTCAAGCGGGTTGTTCTTAGTGGGCATCCACTCAAAGTCAGGAAGAGGTCTGCAATTGTGAGGTTCATGTTTTTCAATAGAGAAGATATTGAATGGTTCAAGCCTGTTGAGCTGAATACTAAGTATGGCCGCAGAGGTCACATCAAAGAACCATTGG GAACACATGGCCATATGAAATGTGTATTTGATGGTCAACTGAAATCTCAAGACTCCGTTCTTCTAACACTTTACAAGAGGGTTTTCCCCAAGTGGACGTATGATACATCTCTACCTGCTGTGACTCATGAAATGGACactgaataa